A region of Phyllostomus discolor isolate MPI-MPIP mPhyDis1 chromosome 15, mPhyDis1.pri.v3, whole genome shotgun sequence DNA encodes the following proteins:
- the SDE2 gene encoding replication stress response regulator SDE2 encodes MAEAAALVWVRGPGLGCRAVRTSLAPCSVRDLIHRHFQDQDVPEECFFVKCNGVPVDAGAAVQHGAAYSLEPRLRGGKGGFGSMLRALGAQIEKTTNREACRDLSGRRLRDVNHEKAMAEWVKQQAEREAEKEQQRLERLQRKLAEPRHCFTSPGYLQQCHEMAERLEDSVLKGMQAASSKVVSAELGETRKRPSKAETDRGCRAAKRTCFWLGTAGLEAEGSGSGSSDDDSEEAPGTSGTSFPVPRNGSGGAATATEFPSSSQKAGVSGAGCSSPEKPQGPVAAPRSGAADGCCAQPGSAPAEPRADGKVETQTEKTQGEVGAESRGPADEQAAETGLSAERETGETAQGARAAQAAPAEDRGDAPLAQLEERQSGSTAIEQESLDLLAFTSAAEMESLGLEKLKGVLSALGLKCGGTLQERAARLFSVRGLAREQIDPALFAKPSKGRKK; translated from the exons ATGGCGGAGGCGGCGGCTCTGGTGTGGGTTCGCGGTCCCGGCCTCGGGTGCCGGGCGGTGCGGACTTCCTTGGCCCCCTGCTCCGTCCGAGATCTTATCCACCGCCATTTCCAAGATCAG GACGTCCCCGAGGAATGCTTCTTTGTGAAGTGCAACGGAGTGCCCGTGGACGCCGGGGCCGCAGTGCAGCATGGGGCCGCGTACAGCTTGGAGCCCAGACTGCGCGGCGGGAAAGGAG GTTTCGGGTCCATGCTCAGAGCGCTCGGTGCTCAGATTGAGAAGACAACCAACCGAGAGGCTTGCCGAGACCTCAGTGGAAGGAGACTACGAGATGTCAATCACGAGAAAGC AATGGCCGAGTGGGTGAAACAGCAGGCTGAGCGAGAGGCCGAGAAGGAGCAGCAGCGCCTGGAACGGCTGCAGCGGAAGCTCGCGGAGCCCAGGCACTGCTTCACCAGCCCCGGCTACCTGCAGCAGTGCCACGAGATGGCGGAGCGCCTGGAGGACTCCGTCCTCAAAG GTATGCAGGCTGCCTCCAGCAAGGTGGTATCGGCAGAACTCGGCGAGACTCGGAAGCGGCCCAGCAAAGCAGAAACGGACAGGGGATGCCGTGCCGCCAAAAGGACGTGCTTTTG GTTGGGCACCGCCGGCCTGGAGGCGGAGGGCTCCGGCTCCGGGAGCTCAGATGATGACAGCGAAGAAGCACCTGGCACTTCAGGAACGAGCTTTCCGGTTCCAAGAAACGGCAGTGGCGGCGCTGCGACAGCCACCGAGTTTCCCAGCAGCTCTCAGAAGGCAGGAGTATCGGGTGCAGGCTGCAGCTCGCCCGAAAAGCCGCAGGGCCCCGTGGCTGCCCCGAGGAGCGGAGCTGCAGACGGCTGCTGTGCTCAGCCGGGATCAGCGCCTGCCGAGCCGCGTGCGGACGGGAAGGTGGAAACGCAAACGGAGAAAACCCAGGGGGAAGTGGGGGCGGAGAGCAGAGGCCCCGCGGACGAGCAGGCAGCCGAGACTGGACTGAgtgcagagagagagacgggggaAACAGCCCAGGGGGCGCGCGCTGCCCAGGCCGCACCCGCAGAGGACAGGGGAGACGCGCCCCTGGCCCAGCTGGAGGAACGCCAGTCAGGGAGCACG GCCATTGAACAGGAATCTCTGGATCTGCTGGCCTTCACCTCTGCCGCAGAAATGGAGTCGCTGGGCCTGGAGAAGCTCAAGGGCGTGCTGTCGGCCCTGGGGCTGAAGTGTGGGGGCACCCTCCAGGAGCGGGCGGCGAGGCTCTTCTCCGTCCGGGGCCTGGCGCGGGAGCAGATCGACCCGGCTCTGTTTGCCAAGCCGTcgaaggggaggaagaaatga